ACTTGGTCCAATACGACGACTGGGGCCGTTCCAGAACCATCCGCACTGGTCATGCTGGGCACCGGCCTGCTCGGTATTGGGGGCGCGGCACGCCGCAGGAGGCTGGGGTAGTCTGACAGCCGCCTGCCGGCGCCATCGCCGCACGCGGTGTCCCACACCGGCCCGCCCTTAGCAAGTGGGGGATGTCTGGTAATCTCCTCGCGTGTCCCGCTCCCTCAAGGCGCACCTGCTGTTGCTGCTGGCTACCTTCTTCTGGGGAGCCACGTTCGTCCAGATCAAAGACGCCCTGCGGCAGGTGACGCCGTTCACCTTCAACGCCCTGCGCATGATCCTGGGGGCGGTTACCCTGGTCCTGATCTATCGCCGGCACTTGAAGCACGTGCCGCCGGCGACCTTGAAGGTGGGCGCGCTGCTGGGCGCACTGCTGTGGGCCGGATACTCCTTCCAGACCAAGGGCCTGGTGTACACCACGCCCTCCAAGTCGGCGTTCATCACTGGAGTATCCACCGTGCTGGTGCCGGTCTTCCTGGGCCTTTTCTGGCGGCGCAGCATCAACCGGCGCACCGCCCTGGGCGTCGCCCTGGCCATGATCGGCCTGTACCTGCTGACGGTGCCCGCGGGCCAGGGCCTCGGACTCGCGGCCATCAACCGCGGCGACCTGTTGACCCTGGGCTGCGCCGTGGTCTTCGGATTCCAGATCATCGTCGTGGGCAAGGTCATGCTGCACCACCGCTTCGAGCAGGTCGGGCCGCTGCAGATCGTGGCCGCGGCCACTTTCATGACCGCCACCGCGCCCCTGATGGAGCATCCCGCCATCGTGTGGTCGCCGCGGGTGATCGCCGCCATCGTGGTCACCGGCCTGTTGTGCACCGCCGCGGCCTTTACCATCCAGGCCTGGGCACAGCAGTTCCTGCCTCCCACCCACACCGCGCTGATCTTCCTGATGGAGCAGGTATTCGCCTGGCTCACCAGCTTTCTGGTCTTACGCGAGCGCCTGGGATACCGCGCCAGCGCCGGATCAGTCCTGATCCTGGGTGGCATCCTGGTCGCCGAACTGAAGGGCACCGCCGAGGAGATGAAAGCGGAGTTGGGGGCGGAAGCCGCCGGTTCCGAAGCGGGAAATGCGTGACTCGGATAACGAATCTTCTGTAGGGCGCGTCTAATCTAAGTACACAAAGGCTCTGATTCTTCAGTGACCCTGATCCAGCAACTACCCTGCGCAAGGCGGGTTCTTCCCCGTGGGTATAATGATGGATTGGTGTCTTTGCCGGAGGGAAGGTAATGGATCCGCGTACAAGCGGGTGGTTCAATCGTTTCAAAGCTCGGGGGGGCGCCTCCACGCTGCTGGTGATCGCCACGCTGGCAGTCGGTATCCTGATCGGCACCGTGGTGACGCACGGGGTGAAGGGCAAGGAGAGCAAGAACCCCAGTGCGGACGCGGCGCAGCTGCAAGTGCCGGCGCCGCAGCAGTTGAGCTCCACGTTCTCCACCATCGCCAAGCAATTGGAGCCGAGCGTGGTGAACATCAATACGGAAGCCACGGTCAAGCCCCAGGCGAATCCGCACCGGCGACGCCGCAGCCCGGGCGGGCAGCAGCAGCAACCCGACCCGCAGGACCCGTTCCAGGACTTCTTCGACCGCTTCTTCGGCGGGCAGGGCGGGGATGACGCGGGCCCGGGCAGCGACCAGGGCATCCGCGAGCGCAGCCTCGGCTCGGGCGTCATCGTCGATCCCAACGGCTACATCGTCACCAATGAGCACGTGGTAGACAAGGCGGACCGCATCCGGGTGCAGTTGCAGAACGATCCTCCGGGCGTCACCTATGACGCCAAGGTCATCGGCACCGACAAAGAGACCGACCTGGCCGTTATCAAGATCGAGGCCAAGAAGCCGCTGCCGGCGGCCAAGCTGGGCAATTCCGACGGCATGCAGGTGGGCGATTGGGTGCTGGCCATCGGTAGCCCCTTCGGCCTGGAAGAGACGGTCACCGCCGGCATCGTCTCCGCCAAGGGACGCAACATCGTGCCCCAGCGCCAGTTCCAGTCGTTCATCCAGACCGACGCCGCCATCAATCCGGGCAACTCCGGCGGGCCGCTGGTGAACATGAACGGCGAGGTCATCGGCATCAACACCGCCATCTTCACCCAGTCCATGGGCTACCAGGGCGTGGGTTTCGCCCTGCCTTCGAACACCGTGGTCAGCGTCTACAACCAGCTGATCTCGCCGGAGCATCGCGTGACCCGCGGCTCCATCGGAGTGCTGTTCAACGCCCAGCCCAACCCGGCGCTGCAGCGCGTCTATGGCATCAAGAACGGGGTCATCATCGCCGAAGTCACGGCCGGCAGCCCCGCCGACCAGGCGGGCCTGAAGGTGGGCGACGCCATCATCGCGGTGGACGGCAAGGCGATCAAATCCGGTGACGAGCTGGTTTCCGAGATCGCCAGCCGCAAGCCCGGCACCAAGACCAAGCTCACCTACATGCGCAACGGCAAGGAGGGAACGACCA
The genomic region above belongs to Terriglobales bacterium and contains:
- a CDS encoding DMT family transporter translates to MSRSLKAHLLLLLATFFWGATFVQIKDALRQVTPFTFNALRMILGAVTLVLIYRRHLKHVPPATLKVGALLGALLWAGYSFQTKGLVYTTPSKSAFITGVSTVLVPVFLGLFWRRSINRRTALGVALAMIGLYLLTVPAGQGLGLAAINRGDLLTLGCAVVFGFQIIVVGKVMLHHRFEQVGPLQIVAAATFMTATAPLMEHPAIVWSPRVIAAIVVTGLLCTAAAFTIQAWAQQFLPPTHTALIFLMEQVFAWLTSFLVLRERLGYRASAGSVLILGGILVAELKGTAEEMKAELGAEAAGSEAGNA
- a CDS encoding Do family serine endopeptidase; this encodes MDPRTSGWFNRFKARGGASTLLVIATLAVGILIGTVVTHGVKGKESKNPSADAAQLQVPAPQQLSSTFSTIAKQLEPSVVNINTEATVKPQANPHRRRRSPGGQQQQPDPQDPFQDFFDRFFGGQGGDDAGPGSDQGIRERSLGSGVIVDPNGYIVTNEHVVDKADRIRVQLQNDPPGVTYDAKVIGTDKETDLAVIKIEAKKPLPAAKLGNSDGMQVGDWVLAIGSPFGLEETVTAGIVSAKGRNIVPQRQFQSFIQTDAAINPGNSGGPLVNMNGEVIGINTAIFTQSMGYQGVGFALPSNTVVSVYNQLISPEHRVTRGSIGVLFNAQPNPALQRVYGIKNGVIIAEVTAGSPADQAGLKVGDAIIAVDGKAIKSGDELVSEIASRKPGTKTKLTYMRNGKEGTTTVTIADRAKLFSSRLGGEEPESGGESQPIESKLGLSVRAVTPDMADRLDIPAGKGVIVSDVKQGSFADDLGFSRGDVILEINRQPVNSEDDFRKITAQLKSGQDVAFLVRQGRGRNAGTIFLSGTLP